The following are from one region of the Thermoproteus uzoniensis 768-20 genome:
- a CDS encoding ABC transporter substrate-binding protein produces the protein MASKTVWIAVAVIVVVIAAVAALMYKPAAPSQPTATSPTPTSAAPSSTSTTQATTSTTVKVITIGAEVPLSGSLQFMGTSGQCAIQLAVHDANQMFADKGIQFQLVVQDSACDPNLALQKLQTLYSQGIRFVVGLTCSSELSAVMNFAEQNHILITSISTSPLLAVPKPYIFRLPPTDNAQARVLVALMHMLGIKRIVIVYRSDAWGQGLTQAIINDSKLYGIQVLGAFGYDPSPSAMPAAEQAAVQKASAALGTPGPDAALEIVSFDQDGAAVVQAAMNDPVLSKVRWFGTDSNVYGTAIMQAGGKALAAAKFMGAVASPNPNDPHYQKFAQEFKQFCGHAPTGYDPYYYDTAMMVLKAIAETGSTDPTVINSVLEQWGKNGTYVGATGPVYFDQYHDREYASYLIVGVEIINGTPTWVEAGFYNGTTGQITVFPQGQPLFSS, from the coding sequence ATGGCCTCCAAAACTGTTTGGATAGCGGTAGCAGTAATTGTCGTGGTTATAGCGGCGGTAGCCGCGCTCATGTATAAACCAGCCGCGCCGTCCCAGCCAACCGCCACGAGCCCCACGCCGACCAGCGCCGCGCCATCTAGCACGTCGACGACCCAAGCAACTACCTCGACCACCGTCAAGGTAATCACCATAGGCGCCGAAGTGCCTCTATCGGGATCGCTCCAGTTCATGGGCACCAGCGGCCAGTGTGCCATACAGCTGGCTGTCCACGACGCTAACCAGATGTTTGCCGACAAGGGCATACAATTCCAGCTCGTAGTGCAGGACTCCGCCTGCGACCCCAACCTAGCTCTGCAGAAGCTCCAAACCCTATACTCACAAGGAATTAGGTTCGTCGTGGGCCTCACTTGCAGTAGCGAGCTTTCGGCCGTCATGAACTTCGCCGAGCAGAACCACATCTTGATTACCAGCATATCCACATCGCCGCTACTGGCAGTGCCCAAGCCCTACATCTTCAGGCTTCCGCCCACCGACAACGCCCAGGCTAGGGTTCTCGTCGCCCTCATGCATATGTTGGGCATAAAGAGGATTGTGATCGTCTATAGGTCAGACGCTTGGGGCCAGGGCTTGACGCAGGCAATCATCAACGACTCTAAGCTGTACGGCATACAAGTCCTCGGCGCGTTCGGCTACGATCCGTCTCCCTCTGCCATGCCCGCAGCTGAGCAAGCCGCCGTGCAGAAAGCCTCAGCCGCCTTAGGCACTCCAGGCCCCGACGCGGCCCTCGAGATAGTGTCCTTCGACCAAGACGGCGCCGCGGTGGTCCAAGCCGCCATGAACGACCCAGTCCTCTCCAAAGTCAGGTGGTTCGGCACCGACAGCAACGTGTACGGCACGGCCATAATGCAGGCGGGCGGCAAGGCCCTCGCCGCGGCCAAGTTCATGGGCGCCGTGGCCTCCCCCAACCCCAACGACCCGCACTACCAGAAATTCGCCCAGGAGTTCAAGCAGTTCTGCGGCCACGCGCCGACCGGCTACGACCCGTACTACTACGACACGGCCATGATGGTGCTTAAGGCCATAGCCGAGACTGGCTCCACTGACCCGACTGTCATAAATTCGGTGCTTGAGCAGTGGGGCAAAAACGGAACTTACGTGGGCGCCACGGGCCCCGTCTACTTCGACCAGTACCACGACCGCGAGTACGCCAGCTACCTAATCGTAGGCGTCGAGATAATAAACGGAACCCCCACCTGGGTAGAAGCCGGCTTCTACAACGGCACAACCGGACAGATAACAGTATTCCCGCAAGGACAGCCCCTATTCAGCTCGTAA
- a CDS encoding CBS domain-containing protein, with translation MPRRAVPLRVSDVMVREVVTAGKNTPVKEVANSMYEKKIGSVVVVDEAGRPVGIVTERDLVYVCAKGLSADTPIWMVMTENPVTIAEDAPLLDAVEKMRELNVRHLPVVDKEGKLVGILSVRDVLDLAAFLIRIRE, from the coding sequence ATGCCCAGGAGGGCCGTGCCGCTCCGGGTCTCGGACGTAATGGTTAGGGAGGTCGTCACTGCCGGCAAGAACACGCCGGTTAAGGAGGTGGCCAACTCCATGTACGAGAAGAAGATAGGCAGCGTCGTCGTGGTGGACGAGGCGGGGAGGCCCGTGGGCATAGTCACGGAGAGGGATCTCGTCTACGTATGCGCCAAGGGGCTTTCGGCCGATACGCCGATCTGGATGGTGATGACCGAGAACCCCGTCACGATAGCGGAGGACGCCCCGCTACTCGACGCTGTGGAGAAGATGAGAGAGCTGAACGTCAGGCACCTCCCCGTGGTGGACAAGGAGGGGAAGCTGGTGGGCATCCTCAGCGTTAGGGACGTCCTAGACCTCGCCGCCTTCCTGATAAGAATAAGGGAATAA